In Phaseolus vulgaris cultivar G19833 chromosome 10, P. vulgaris v2.0, whole genome shotgun sequence, a single genomic region encodes these proteins:
- the LOC137818727 gene encoding zinc finger CCCH domain-containing protein 1 has translation MEDSDQPAKSAENQQTDQVCSFFRKPINKKNIRKRTIGDEDNEEDSNKETSLLHIQKKTLKPDNKLYFSTGSSKSSVSAEPSVESGKPVFQFESSKEIQVQHDSKATATLETETEFSKDARAIRERALKQASESLKGKSARSEDEKLYKGMNSYKDYKAGFRREQTIASEKAGGAHGPLRASAHIRVSARFDYQPDICKDYKETGYCGYGDSCKFMHDRGDYKSGWQLEKEWDEAEKARKMRLAAGEDAGEEEGANLTDEDDEDSLPFACFICRNPFVDPVVTKCKHYFCEHCALKHHAKNKKCFVCNQPTLGIFNVAHEIRRRMAEEK, from the exons ATGGAAGATTCTGACCAACCTGCTAAGTCTGCTGAAAACCAGCAAACTGACCAAG tttgtAGTTTTTTCAGAAAACcgataaataaaaagaatataagGAAACGGACTATTGGTGATGAAGATAATGAGGAGGACTCAAACAAAGAAACTTCTCTGTTGCATATTCAAAAGAAAACCTTAAAGCCTGACAATAAGTTGTACTTTTCCACTGGCTCTTCAAAAAGTTCTGTATCTGCTGAACCCAGTGTAGAGTCAGGAAAACCAGTCTTTCAATTTGAGTCTTCAAAAGAGATTCAAGTTCAACATGATAGCAAAGCAACAGCAACTCTGGAGACTGAGACTGAGTTCTCGAAAGATGCCCGTGCCATCCGTGAAAGAGCTCTCAAGCAAGCATCAGAGAGTCTGAAAGGGAAAAGTGCAAGGTCTGAGgatgaaaaattatataaggGGATGAACAGTTACAAAGACTACAAGGCTGGCTTTCGTAGAGAACAAACAATTGCTAGTGAAAAAGCTGGTGGAGCACATGGTCCTCTTAGGGCTTCAGCTCATATAAGAGTTTCAGCAAGGTTTGATTATCAGCCTGACATATGTAAGGACTATAAGGAAACTGGTTACTGTGGATATGGTGATTCATGTAAGTTTATGCATGATCGAGGGGATTACAAGTCTGGGTGGCAGTTGGAGAAGGAATGGGATGAAGCTGAGAAAGCAAGGAAGATGAGATTGGCTGCAGGTGAGGATGCAGGTGAGGAGGAGGGTGCTAATTTGactgatgaagatgatgaggaTTCGTTACCTTTTGCATGTTTCATCTGTAGAAACCCTTTTGTGGATCCTGTTGTAACCAAGTGCAAGCACTACTTCTGCGAGCATTGTGCATTGAAG CATCATGCAAAGAATAAGAAGTGTTTTGTCTGCAACCAGCCAACACTTGGCATTTTTAATGTTGCTCATGAGATACGCAGGAGGATGGCCGAGGAAAAATAA